CTGAGGCCGGCAGACTGCATTTTTTCACGAATTCGTTGTTCCATGCGCGTATCGTAAGGTGAAACTCCGCCCGACCGCAATTTTTCTTGGCGCGAGTCCGCCCTGACCCGAATCTGAATTTTGTGAATCCGATCTGGCACCCGTGCAACCCACCCGAGCTCGCCGCCGCGCGGACGCTGGCGCAGGCACTCGGACTGCCCGCCGCGCTCGCGCCGCTCCTCTGCCGTCACGCCCTCTCGGATGCGAATCTGGCCTCGGCTTTCCTGCATCCGCGTCTGAAATCTTTGTCCGATCCGCTGCTTTTGCCCGACATGGAAAAGGCGGTGGCGCGCATTTTCCAAGCCATCGATGCCGGAGAAAAAATCGCGCTTTACGGCGACTACGATGTCGATGGTGTGACGTCGCTCACGATGCTCCGGCGGATGCTCGCCGAGTATGGAAACGCCGCCGCCTGCTTTCTGCCGCATCGCGTCGATGAGGGCTACGGGCTCTCCGCCGATGGCATCACACGCTGCCTCGCCGAGCACGCGCCGGGGCTGCTCATCGCGGTCGATTGCGGCACGAGTTCGGCCCGGGAAATTTCTGATCTGACTTCCAATGGAATCGACGTCATCGTGCTCGATCACCACGAATGCGGCGGCGAATGGCCCGTCTGCGCGGCAGTGGTGAACCCGAAGCGGGGAAATGAATTTGGCTACCTTTGCAGCGGCGGGCTTGCCTTCAAGCTCTGCCACGCGCTCCTGAAAACGCGCCCTCTGCCGGACTTCGACTTGAAGTCGTTTCTCGATCTGGCCGCGCTCGCGACGGTCGCCGATCTCGTGCCGCTGATCGGCGAAAACCGGCTGCTCGTGCGTCACGGCCTCACGCGAATGCAAAACACGAGCTGGGCCGGACTGCGCGCTTTAATCGAAGTCTCCGGGGTGAGTTTTCCGCTGAATGCGTCCGACATTGGATTCCGACTCGGGCCTCGCCTGAACGCGGCCGGTCGACTCGGTACCGCGCAGGCCGCACTGGATTTGCTTTCGACCGATGATCCCGCTGAAGCCCGAATGTTAGCCGCGGAATTGCACGCGCAGAACGCCGAGCGCCAAACCATCGAAAAACACACTCACCAGAGTGCGATGGAACTCGTCTCTGCGCCGGAAGCGCCCGCGATTGTCGTCGGTGCGCGCGGCTGGACGCCCGGAGTCGTCGGCATCGTGGCGGCGCGGCTGGCGCGACATTTTCACCGGCCCAGCGTCGTCATTGCCTTCGACGAAAACGGCGTCGGCAAAGGCAGCGGACGCAGCATCAGCGGAGTTTCATTGGTCTCTGCGCTAGAAAAATGTGCGCCGTGGCTGGAGAAATTTGGCGGCCACGAAATGGCGGCGGGATTGACGATTTTAGAATCGAATCTAACTCGATTCACCGCCGAGTTTGAGGCAGCGGTGGCGATGTTAGTCGATCCGGAAAACTTGCATCCGAAACTGCATCTCGACTGCGAGCTAACCCTGGCCGAAATCAACGACGCGCTGTGGGACGCGCAGAATCATTTCGAGCCCTTTGGCATGGCGAATCCGCGCCCGACGTATTGGGTGCGGAAAGTGAATCCTGCGCGTGAACCGGTCGTGATGAAGGAGAAGCACTTGCGGATGTTTTTGGCGGATCGCAGGACGCAAATGGCCGCGGTCTTTTTCGGCGGAGCCGCCGCACCGCTCCCGCCGCCGCCGTGGGATGTGGCGTTTCATTTG
The nucleotide sequence above comes from Chthoniobacterales bacterium. Encoded proteins:
- the recJ gene encoding single-stranded-DNA-specific exonuclease RecJ; amino-acid sequence: MNPIWHPCNPPELAAARTLAQALGLPAALAPLLCRHALSDANLASAFLHPRLKSLSDPLLLPDMEKAVARIFQAIDAGEKIALYGDYDVDGVTSLTMLRRMLAEYGNAAACFLPHRVDEGYGLSADGITRCLAEHAPGLLIAVDCGTSSAREISDLTSNGIDVIVLDHHECGGEWPVCAAVVNPKRGNEFGYLCSGGLAFKLCHALLKTRPLPDFDLKSFLDLAALATVADLVPLIGENRLLVRHGLTRMQNTSWAGLRALIEVSGVSFPLNASDIGFRLGPRLNAAGRLGTAQAALDLLSTDDPAEARMLAAELHAQNAERQTIEKHTHQSAMELVSAPEAPAIVVGARGWTPGVVGIVAARLARHFHRPSVVIAFDENGVGKGSGRSISGVSLVSALEKCAPWLEKFGGHEMAAGLTILESNLTRFTAEFEAAVAMLVDPENLHPKLHLDCELTLAEINDALWDAQNHFEPFGMANPRPTYWVRKVNPAREPVVMKEKHLRMFLADRRTQMAAVFFGGAAAPLPPPPWDVAFHLETNTYRGETSLQLQITHLRTSC